Within Quercus lobata isolate SW786 chromosome 5, ValleyOak3.0 Primary Assembly, whole genome shotgun sequence, the genomic segment CttccctcaaaattttctcatcTATTACTCACAGAAGTGGTCGTGTACGTGCACTACACATGACCATTATATTACTATAAGCaaatcattttttcattaaaatttaatataagtCAATTTATAATGCATGACATGTGCGTTCAATTGATCCATCTCTGACAACTCCTTTGGCTTCTCCCCATCTCTGACAGCATCATCAGCATCTTCTCACAACAACTAAGGAGTtggttcttttgttttgttttttcttgtgtTGTAATGGGATTTTAGTTGATTGTGATAGTTCCTATTCTTCTATTTGTAATATTCCAAGGTGtcattgaaaagaaaatgtaaacaAAGAGCTTTACTACAGGTCGATATTGAATtcaatctttttaaaaatttccatACATTTATATACTCCGCATACAACAAATTGAATGGGGAGATAATGATATTATCATTATAAACATCTTACACTCATAGcaacttatcaataaaaaagaaaaatattagacTCATAGCAACAATAATAGTGATACAGAAAAATATAACAAGAACTTTCTATCTTATTGAGCCAGCTGCACCCATTAGATCCATCTCTAAATCTGGGCTAATCGGCGGATATCAACCGGATAAGCATCTGATGCAGCTTGAGCACTATAAGCTCTCTTGCCCACAATTGCATTCCCGGCCTCAGTTGGATGAAAAGCATCCCAAAACAGATATTCATTCCTATTTTGACATGGAGTTTGCAGAGGTAGGCATGTAATTTGCCCATTGTTCCTCCCTACTCCACAGCATCCGGCATTCGTaaccttgaaacctaaaatttaCCAAAGAAAGAGAACCAtgaatattttgtcatattttaaTGACAATTAAAAGTCGTACTCAGTGcaccaaattcaaaaagttttaaCTAAAAGAGAATTATTTAATTACCATAAGTTAAAGGGGTGTTTATTATATCTTGGAAGATCCCATAAGAGTCTATAAAGATAAATCTTGCATCTGAGAGATTGTTGTTGAGTGTATTGACCAGAGATTTCAACCTGCTGTTGAATATTTGGTTGGCTGAATTGATTCTTTGTACGCATGTCTTACCATCAGGGCTATTTTGAGCCAATTCACTTGGGCTGCAGCCTATTTGACCAATTCCAAACAAGACCATTTTCCTTGCTCCATAATCATACAAAGCCTGTAACATAAACAAACATTTCGGAGTGTTagataattttcttaatatattttgtGAATTAAAGAAATTTTCTTCTAACAAGAACTATCATAAAGGGTGCACATTGAGGTAGGCCTGAATGAGGCCCATTTCctcaaaacccaataaaatataaatggcTGGTGAAGCCTATCTTGGACAACAATAATGGCCTTTTCCATTATTCCCAGCATAAAAATAATCGGCTTTTGATATGTTAATAGAGTATATGGATAAATTAAGGAAAAttatctaaaattaaattaaagaaatatagTACTGGCCTTGAGTTGCTGATTATATTGATCAATTAGGACATCAGCATATTGTTCAGGTGTATATTGGCTGCTAGTCGAGTAAAATGTCGGCATGAAATAGTTGTTAAGATAGTCATTGCTGCCCAATCCAATTGAATATATACACTTGCTCAAATAATTTGCAGCTGAGTCTTCATTCCCTAGCAAGTTTACCACTTGTGAGACTGTGTTTTGGTAGTTTTTCACTTGCCCACTGAAGCTAATCCTACCTCCCTACAAAGACAAAAGGGATACATAGGTGAATTATATGTATATAACACAATATGAAGTCATATTTGCTAGTTAAAAAAGAGAGTGCATCAAAATAGTTACCAGTTGCTGCCCAGTTTCCTCTCTAATTCCTGCAGCTGCAGAAGCATAATTCACTCCTTTCAAAATGTCTTGGCCACTTGCACTTACATAGGGAGGTATATAATCATCGAAACCCAAAAGCTGAGCTGTGTAGATATGGAAAAGtatttttagatttccaacatgGTGTATACTCAAAATTGCATCCAAATTACTAAGCTtggtgtaattttttattaaaaatatcgTATCTTAATTGCATGGTAGCAACCTTATTCCCAATTCACATAACTATTTCTTAAGTAATGTTTTTGTagattctcataaaaaaaaaaaaaaaaaagtaatgtttttgtgttaatataCGTTAAGGACATTTTTTATGAGTCATAATTTAATGAATACAGATCTGGAAGCAAAAACTTTccctatcaaaatttttttttccccttaatatttttgtgaaggaaaataaaagagaacgtctaaatataaatataatcacaagacatttgataaaaaatttcataattgcTGATGTGACCATTAGTGCTCCACATAAAAGcttcaatttcatatttaatgCATGTACAAAAATCATGTGCAACGTAACTAGGCCGGCGCACAGCTCAAGATAGGTACAATAAATTACTAACTAATTTGGGACAAAAACTACGATTACGTACAAAGGAAAATAACACATGCATGCTTTTATTAAAGGGTAATAATCAATGCACACATGTACCCAAATATTCATTCATATATGGATGACCATTATTTTCTATTCTAACCAACAGTAATTAGAGTAACTAAAAAAAGACAACCCAAAATCCTCTTCAGgccaaaaaataacaataataaataaaaaggaaccAAATTAGGACTTATGGGAGCAAGTTATACTAATATACTCTATGAAGTCAGTTGAGAAGctggaaaaaagaaatgaagaaacaaTTTGACTGCTTCACTCGATTAACAATTTGACTTTTAgcaatgaatataattaatcATATATGTGAATAGTCACCATGTGTCCTCTAGAACATGACAATTTGCTCTTTACTTAAGACaagaaaacacaaataaattggtgtTCCCCTAAAAGGGAACCGTCATTTTTACAACTAATGAAATGGCATATCATATTAAGtgtataaaaattatgttagtAGTAACCATAGAAAATTAATGTTGTTCTAATTACAACTTATCAAGAAGTTAATCACTTTAATGGCTAGCTAACTTAAACGTTTTCGTTTTTAAGCTAagtttagagaaagagagggagctCACCAATCACATCAACAGTGGTTTTTCCATTGGAAAACCTTCCAGTCGGTCCACCAGGGAAATCGATCCCATAAGGCAAGTAGTCTGATCTAGCCAACGATTGGAGTTGATTATTATTGCCATTATCCACCAATGAGTCCCCAAAAATGAAGTAACAAGGTACTTGGGGATCCCCTTCTACCCCATACCATAAACTCGACATCAACACTACTGCACACACAACCCACATTTTGTTATACTCCATTGCAAAATAAGCAAGCACCTAGAAATGTAAAGCAAAAGAATGGAGGAACTTAATAGTTCCCGTGTGTTTGAGCGTGGAATTTAAAAAGCTATGGATAAGTATATATAGAGGggagtgaccaaaaaaaaagtgaacttGTTTTTGGTATACAGTTAAGAGAGTTGGTTAGAAGCATTTATTTCACGCGGATATAATGTGAGACTACTGTATAGCAAATAATAAGGCCGCGCGGCGCTGACACCTCTCTGCTCTAAATTTTTTGTGGGAAATGAAATATATTGGATTTGGAATTTCAAACTTCGAAGTGTTGTAAATAGTAAAAATGCATTGTCGGTTATCAGTAGTAGTCTTTGCTAATGAACctttaatcaatttatcattatCTTCTTAATCATGCATTAATAATGGCCAAAGTAATCACTATgaaaatgcattttcttttatatacaaGCGCATGAGTTCAATGAGGTTTTTCGCAACTGTCAtgttattaagttttttttaggggttttcttctccaaaaaaaaaatgtgtatatatatatatatatatatatgtatatggatttatcatttcttttcatGTGAGATTACTTACTCAGCATTATAACCTCACAAGTGGAtttcagttagttcaactgataaaatctctgataattaaataataaatctgGGGTTTAATTCTTGCCTACACCTAAAACTGATTAAtattttggtttgatgataaagtaCTATCATCAAAAGTggatgtcataggttgaaattctttcaaaaataaaattaaacattaCAACCTCACCGGATTCTATATAATTGTGCAAAAAGTTGCATACATTTAGTACCAAAAGCACTGTAAAATTTTCCGTCAGATTACTAGAGTTGTAACATTAGTAAAAGAGTAAGAGAAAGGATACTctataagagcattctcatcaaccattgtaaaaattttagtatttataaTCTCAAAACacttcttttacaattttaacaactcattttacaatataccaaacatcaaaacttctattttttttacaacttcatttaaatattatttctttataattttttattccttttttgtttttatttttttcatcctctctctctggtctttccctctctccctcttgaTCTCACTGTCTCAACCCAACAATCATACCCACTACTGGCCACTAACCACCACAATTCCAACGACCACCACAACGATCAGAGACCAATGCCGATCAAGTCAATGACCCACGCCGATGAGACCGATCAAGTTAACAATCAACGCCGATCAACTCAATGATCCACGCCGATCACGTCGATGATCCACAAACGCAGACCCACAAACCCAGACCCATGAACCTAgacccacaaacccaaacccatgaaATCAgacccacaaacccaaacccacaaaatcaCCGGAGCACATCAGACCACCACCCACGACCATCGCCAGAGCACAATCATCAGTAGAACACACTCATTAGCGAACCACATCGACGAAgcatagagagagaagagagagagccATTGaggtaaataaaaaagaatttttcttttacaatccAACTACAGTACATTCTCAAATATGAGATTGTACTGTAGgtaaatcttaaaaatttgaagatttagcAGCCTTAATGTAGAGGcatttttatctcaaaaatgctaaaaaaaatagcatttttagcaTTTGAGAGCTTTATTGTGAACGCTCTAAGGCACAACTGAGTGGTACTGGTAGCAGTGCATGCATTTAGTACCAAAAGCACTGTACAAAACCTTCCGTCAGGTTACTAAAATTGTAACATTAGTAAAAGTGTAAGAGAAAGGATACTTTAGAAAGCAGCAGTGCAAGCATGCCTCCAAAACGTTGAGTCATTTGTCTCAAATTATTCGTTTCCTGATGATGAACCGGGATGATTTTCTAGATATGGCACTCATCAATACTGAGATGGAAAATCTACTATTAATGTTTCTCTAGCTGCTGAAGTGGGGTTGTATGTGTTTACGTACATTTTCACTCTGCTTTGTGTGGATTCAACTTTGCTCTTGTACTAGATCTCCAATATCAATCTAAGTAGAGCCATTGACATGCCCATTACATGAGCAATACGTGAATTAAGTTCAACTCAACCAGTTAATATCACTattgaacaagaaaaatttcctATTAATGAATTAGGTTAGCACATCCTTAACATTGTTAATTGTATTGATGAATGTGTTGCAAAAACGTCAGCTAAAATCAGCTACCCAATGCCTACGTACAAGAGCTCACACTTTTAGACCAATTGTTTGTATATATCATATATGGGCCCTGGTGATCTGTCTATTGCATGtgaaaaacagaaacaaaaatttagacTGTTCAACCACTTGGACATTTCCCACCAAAAGCAAACACACACCACTTTAGATTCTCAGAAAACAATATCCTTTGGATTATTACTTAAAACCAATTTAATTAgagtggaaaaagaaaaatcaaaagccctctttctctttatgtatttcattaattatataatgattatgtttttcttgtttttcatctcacttcacttctttttcttttccggtaaaaagtttttaaaaatatctccTAATTAAACCAATGCCATTTAGGagatattttataaacttttgtggaaggaaaaaaaaattagctttgattttatattttccatgaaaataatgacaaaactttctttaaatgacttattaataattgttttaAATACATCAGTTAACATAAAACTtactaagagcattagcattgaggGTGTAAAAACCCAAcagttgctattttagcaaTCAAGATACTAAAAGAGGGCTTTACCTTGGTATGggtaattaaaatattttgccAACTGTGAACAATAATGTTCTATTTGTATATGTTCAACCCTACTGTTCATGGGTtgtaaaaataaacacatattttaatgGAGTGAGAgcggaagaaaggaaaagagggaagagagagatgggagCAACAGAAGAGAGATAAttgatttgtttatattatttgttggtatagtttatattattttaataagttgcaTGTAATAGAAATTAgagtgttaaaatacttagtattctcaaaagaaattgGAGTGTTAGGTGAGCTGTAAAATgtgatggtaaaatagataaaataggtTTTGAGTATGTATAATAGACATTTTTTTGTATTCCCGGGATGTTAATGCTCTAAAATGTCTTGATTAAGACGTTACATGATGATCCACCAATTCAATTGAGCCCTAACAATAGACTGACTATATAACacatttcacatttttttaggTCAATGAATATAACGCTTCCTCAACTACCGTAGTCAAGTGGGCGCTGGTCCTAATCCCTTCActctttttctattaaatttctctctctctctctctctctctacaatgAATTTTAGAAAATGGGCTAGGAAACTAAATTATGCCCATTAAAGGGAAAGCTCCAATTATGGCAATTAACCTTGGGGCATGGAGAATTCTACAGTCTAAGCTAGCATCGTTTTGTATCAACGGCTGAGGATCAAAATGGAGGTAGACAAATCCACCAATTAATGTAGAGCTTAAATCTAGCTGGTACGAACCATATACCATAAATGCGAGTTGGTGAAGCAAATTGAATGCTTGGGCTAAGTCAAACACCGAGTAACATGGATCTAAGTGCAGTTAAGGCCCCCAACACgtttaagaagaagaaatgtgTAAGGTAGTAGTTGAGTCTTATTCAAGCTGTCCTTGACCTCTACGCCTACGCCGCTAAAGCGTCGGTGATTCGCTGGCTACAACTTGTGGGGTTCTTTTGGCTCGATGACTTTGAAAATTATGTGATGCTTCCTTCAATATATTAACGTCGTGATCCCCATACACTGATGTCGATGCTAAAATCAAAGTACTGAAATATAAGTCTCTTTGAACAAATCTTATACATTGATGAAAACAAAGTTCAAGAATTATTATTAGGCTGTCTGTATTCATTGTTGGTGTAATTCCTTTTCATCCATATTCTTGaaaatagagaatttttttatttttttatttttttattttttttagacaagatagaattctactctaacctaatctaagtgtatatgtgtgtaaagttccctcctgaaaacttaaactttagCCCTTACCCCCCCAcaccacaaacacttatacttatggagtgactaTTGCACCAAGAGTGTGCGGTGGTAAAATAGagaaattttcaaccaaaaacaaattaacatatCCTATTTATGTAGTtcacatatattattttgacaaatcaaggCCCTGTTTGGTAGAGCTGTTAAACaactcattttcagtttttaaacaacattacatatatttccacacactttttcatccacatgtatttcaaaaatctacaaacaatattactcaaactcctctaccaaacggAACCTAAATAATTAATATCTTATATTACTTAAATATTTCGGTGATACAGGCAATCCAATAAAATAGTCCTACTTAAAACTCTCCCATATAATAGAGGCAATCATATCTTATATGTCTCACATTTTGGCTCAAATGAGCGTTTAgatttttaagcccaaattctAGTCCATGACCTTAAGTATGTAAATATTCGTATAAGCATGACAAAATAAGTCTAAACCTAGCAGCCCAAATTGATTCAAACAAATCACTTGTGGATTGGTTTAGGTATTGGTTATTTTAGAACTTGCGGATTGTGTTGGATCCGTGGTTTTTCAACTTGATGTGGTCGGTttcaattaacaaaataaaatccgtCAAGACAAGTTCATGCACATTCCTATATAGATCGATTCAGTTTTGAAACAAGCTAATTAAACAAAACACAAGAccaattcaaaattaaaatcaatttatCGAAGATTAGGTTAGAACCATTTTACTTAACATGCAGCATGTCTAAACTGagtccaaaaaattttaatttgtttagttttaACTTGTGTAGATAGACTATATATTTAGGTGTGCTACATATATTATTGAGTCTAGTCATTAAGTTGGCAAACTGTGAGCAAAACGAGATTTATATGTGGTTTTAGAACCTTCTTGAATGGTCAAGATTGCTGCTTAGGTGCTGCAACTCAGTTTGCAAGAATTCACATTCCAATAGCTTTCAACAATTGTTCCATCAACCAAACATGCATTTTTTCTATAAATCAAGCTTAAGTTGGATTGACCAAACTACAATAGATTGGATTTGTTGATTCAAACCCATTCATCCCATTTTGTCACTAGGGTTTCATTTTTTACTAAACTTGTGATATAAAAGAAAACTCTAAAGGACGTGCCTAAGATTTTTGAGGAGCTTTAGAAAGTAGGTGGAGAGTACATCTCAAGGTTGTTGTGCCACTTACTCTCTATGTCCACTACTGATGATCACACTTGACGTACATCTAGATTTAGAGTGTTTGAAGATGCTGCCAATTTCGGATTACAAGTGCTGGAGTAGAATCTCCAAGTGGATACTTGAACTTATTGATGTGATCATTAGGTTCACGTGTAACATCTTCATACCTAAAAAGAGTCAGTGAATTTTTGGAGTTAGGTTGGGTAACAATAGTAAGTTTTACTAAGAATATGATTACTTAggttgtaaaacttcgattcaaTTAATGGACTTGTTAGAAAGGGTCATTatagaaaaatgtaaaatgttttacccaTTTCTTAAGTGTAAAAACATTTTACAAGATTTTGCATAGCTCTTGttgtttgattgaaaatatttttagttggCCAATATTTTACCATGAAACAAATAcggtaaaatgtgtaaaatattgtaaaattgtattctaaaaatttttaaactaaaacaaTGGGAATGTCCAATAAACCtttctttacaaaataaaacacagaacaaaaaaaaaaaaaaaaaaaaaaaaaaaaaaaaaaaaaaaaaaaaacaaaaacaaaaacaaaacaaaaacaaaaaaaacaa encodes:
- the LOC115991764 gene encoding GDSL esterase/lipase At5g45670-like, which encodes MEYNKMWVVCAVVLMSSLWYGVEGDPQVPCYFIFGDSLVDNGNNNQLQSLARSDYLPYGIDFPGGPTGRFSNGKTTVDVIAQLLGFDDYIPPYVSASGQDILKGVNYASAAAGIREETGQQLGGRISFSGQVKNYQNTVSQVVNLLGNEDSAANYLSKCIYSIGLGSNDYLNNYFMPTFYSTSSQYTPEQYADVLIDQYNQQLKALYDYGARKMVLFGIGQIGCSPSELAQNSPDGKTCVQRINSANQIFNSRLKSLVNTLNNNLSDARFIFIDSYGIFQDIINTPLTYGFKVTNAGCCGVGRNNGQITCLPLQTPCQNRNEYLFWDAFHPTEAGNAIVGKRAYSAQAASDAYPVDIRRLAQI